The DNA window ACGGCGGCCAGCATGCGTTCGAGATCGTGGCCCGGCGGATCGAAGAAGTCGTCGGAGAGGGCGGTGACGCCGCTCTTCAGCGACTCCATCGCCAGCAGCAGGCTACGCAGGTAGAGAAGCCGTGGGGAGACCGGCGCGTCGACCAGGAACGGGTAGGCATAGAGCGACCACACTTCAAGCGGCATGCGCTCGAAACGGCCGCGCAGAAAAGTCTCGCTCGAGTGGGTGTGGGCATTGACGAGCCCCGGTATGATCAGGTGGCCGGCGGCTTCGACGACGCGGTCGCCGGGCCGGGGCAAGATGGTCCCGCCGATGGCGGCGATGCGCCCGTCCTCGACGAGGAGATCGCCAGTCTGGATGATAAAGCCGGCTGGACCGTCGAGCGTTAGCAGGCTACCGCCGCGCAGCAGGATCGGGGATGGCAGCGTGTCGGTCATCATCGCCTCAATACGGAGTGTCGCCGCCGTCGATGTTGATCGCCTGGCCGCGGATCAGCATGGCGTCGTCGGACAGCAGGAAGGAGACGCAGCGGCCGATTTCCTCGGGCGTCGTATGGCGCTTGAGCTGACCGGAGACCATCTGGTCGAAAACCGCCGCCGGTGGTTCGCCGGACAGCGAGGAGTAGACCTCCGCCACCTGTCGCAACATCGGCGTTGCCACCGAACCCGGACAGACGCAGTTGACGTTGATGTCGTTGGCGGCGAGAGTTGCCGAGAGCATGCGGGTCATGGAAATCAGCGCCGCCTTGGTCGCGCTGTAGGCGATCATCGTCTCGGCGTGCCCGACCTTGCCGGCCTCCGAGGAGATGTTGACGATGGCGCCACTGACATCGCGCTCGATCATCGATTTCGCCACCAGCCGGGCCGCCTCGTAGGCGCCGAACACGTTGATCTCGAACTGGCGGCGCCAGATGTCGAGGCCATGTTCGAGCGGCGGTGCGTGCAGGGCCACGGCGGCGCCGTTGACGAGGCCGTCGAGCCGGCCGTGCCAGGCGAGCGCCTGTTCGACCATGGCGGCTACCGAGTCAGCATCGGCGATGTCGACGGTGATCGGCAGCACGCGCGGGGCCGGTGAAATTCGCGATGGATCGAGATCGGCCGCTGCGACGAAGGCGCCGGCATCGAGCAGTGTCGAGACCAGCCCCGCGCCGACACCGCCGGCCGCGCCGGTGACCAGAAAGGTTTTGCCGGCGTGGGCTTCAGTCTTCACGGCCGGCCGAATGGGCAGCGGTGGATGGCTGCCGAACTTGGCGTATGCGGTCATCGGGCGCCCTCGCTTGTGTCGATCTTGCCGGGCGCGCCACCGGGCAGCCAGGCGTAAAGTTCCCAGACCTCGCGGTCCGGCCCGGTGAAATAGGCGCCGTAGGCGTTCCAGGCATAAGGTGCCGGTGGCGCCACGAAAGCGACGCCGGCCGCGCTCAGCTCGTCATAGGCGGAGTCGAGTTCGGCCATACTGTTGAGTTTCACGGCGATCAGCACGGCGCTGTCCGAGTCCGGGTCGACCGGCGTGCCCGTGTGGGCGGACAGGTGGCCGCGCTCCCAAAGGGCCAGTGTCAGACCGGCACCGGAGAAGTCGGCAAAGCCGGGGGCGCGATGCTTGAGACGAAAACCGAGACGATCGCGATAGAAGGCGATGGAGGCCTCAAGGTCGCGGACGAGGACGCAGACGTCGCTGATGGCGTGGCGCTGGGCAAAGGTCATGTCGGGCCTCAATAGTCGCGTAATTCGCCGAAGCTTGCCGGGGCCGCCGCCGCGCCGCCACGCAGGCGACCACTCAGCCAGACGCCGAAAATGGTGGCGAGATAGGGGAGGGCGAGCAGAAGATCGTGGGGCACCGCGTCGCCGAACACCAACTGGGCGCGGATGCCGAGCGCGCCGACCAGCGAGAAGAATATGGCCGCCAACGCCGCGCCGATCGGATGAGACGCGCCGAACACCACGGCGGCGAAGGCCATGAAGCCGCGACCGGCCGTCATGTTCTGGGCGAAGATCTGCAAGCTGCCGGTGGCAAGTTCCGCGCCGCCGGCCGCCGCCAGCACGCCGCCAAAGGCGAGGGCGAACAGGCGCATGCGCGAGGGATCCACGCCAGCGCTGCGGGCGGCGAACGGATGCTCGCCCGAGGCGGCGAGCTGCAGGCCGAAGCGGGTGCGCCGCAGCAGCACCCACATGCCGAACACCACGAAAGGCATCGCTGCGACCAGGATCGACAGCGAGGCGAAGGGGCCGAAGGCCTCTCCGAGGCGGGGCAGCCCGAAGGGGGCGGTCACCGAGGCCTGACTGCCGAAGATCGACTGCGAGGCGAGCGAGGTGCCGCCGATGCCGAGGCCGGTGAGACCAAGCCCGGCGATGATGGGATTAGCCTTGAGCTTCTCGATGGCGAACCAGAGGAGGACCGAGGCCAGCACCGAGAAAATGACGGCGGCGAGCAGCGCGAGACCGAGCGAACCGGTCAACACGATGCCAATGACGGTGGCGGCGGCGCCGATGATCATGACGCCCTCGAGGCCGAGATGCCAGATGCCGGCGCGCTGAGCGATGACGCCGGCCATGGTGACGTAGACGAGGGGCGTGGCCGACCGCAGGATGGCGACGATGAGATCGGTCATTGGGGCTTTGCGCTCCTTCCGGCGCCACCGGTAACCCGACCGATCAGGCGATCGAGGTGGGCCGACCGCGCGGTGATGAACAGGGCGATGGCGGCGTTGATGATGTCGATGGCCGCCGATGGCAGGCCCGCCATGACCGGCAGATAGAGCGCGGCCGAGGCGAGGCCGCCAAAGAACAGGGCGCCGATGGCGGTTCCGCCCACCGACAGGTTGGCGACGAGGGCAATCAGGATGGCGGTGAAGCCATGGGCGGGCAGGAAGCCACCGACCAGCCGGCCGTTGGGGCCGAACACTTCGATGGTGCCGGCCAGACCGGCCAGGCCGCCGGCAACGAGAAAGCTCGTCAGGCCGAGCCACCAGACCTTGGCGCCCTGCCAACGCACCATGACCGGATTTCGACCGGCGAGGCTGGCGACGACGCCGAAGGCGCTGCGGTTGACCAGCAGCCACATCAGCACCCCGACGATGATGGCGATTGCGATGATGGTCGGCGACAGGCCGAGCGAGTTGGAAATGCGGTAGGCGGCGGCCAGTGGCCGGCTCGACGATTGCTGGCCGCTGCCCGAGGGGTCCTTGAGCGGGCCGGTGGTGACGTAGATCAGTAGCAGCGTTGCCAGGAAGTTGCCCATCAGCGTGGTGATCGTCTCATCGGTCCCCGACCGCAGGCGGAGGAGCCCCGGCCACAGCGCCCACAGCGCACCACCCACCATGCCAGCCAGAAACGAGAGGGGTACCAACACGATGGCCGGCGCGCCGTTCAACCAGGTGGCGGCGCAGGTGGCGGCGATGGCGCCAACGTAGAACTGTCCCTGGGCCCCGATGTTGAAGAAGCCCGACCGGAACGACAGGCCAACGCCGACGGCGGTGATGAACAGTGGAACGGCCCAGCGCAGGCTCTGCGTCAGCCCGCCGCTCCTCAGGAAGGCACCTTCGACGATGGCTTCGAACATGGCGATGGCCGAATAGCCGGCGAATTCGAAGATGATGCCGCAGAGGGCGAGCGCCAGGGCGATGAAGACGGCGGCGCGCAGGACGACCACGAGGTTGCTGTTCATGAGGTGGCTCCCGTCATGGCGGCGCCGACGGCTCCGAGGGCGTAGGGCGGCCGGTAGTCGGCGACGATCCGGCCCGACAGCATCACCACCAGACGGTCGGAGATGTCGAACAGCTCATCGAGGTCGGAGGAGATGAGCAGCACGGCGGCGCCCTGGTCGCGCGCCGCCCGCAGTGCCTGCCAGACGAAGGCGGTGGCGCCGATGTCGAGCCCGCGCGTCGGCTGCGCGGCGATGATCAGGCGGGCGTCGTCATGCACTTCGCGCGAAAAGATCAGCTTCTGGGCGTTGCCGCCCGATAGCGATCCGGCTCGTTGCTCGCCCGAGCGGTAGCGCACATCCCAGCGCTTCAGCGCCGCGTCGGTCTCTTGTCGCAAAGCTGCCGGCCGGATGGACTTCAGCAGCGAGCCGGCCAGCAAGCGGCGGATGGCCCAGTTCTCCCACAGGGATGACGAGAGGCTGAGGCCTTCGCTGTTGCGCTCGAAGGGGATGATGCTGAGGCCGCGCCGGCGACGCTCGCCGAGATCGGCGGTGGTGACGATAGTGCCGGCCAGCTCGATGCTGCCCTCGGCCACTCCGGCAAGCCCGGCGATGGCGCGTACCAGCGTCTTCTGACCATTACCCTCGACGCCGGCGATGCCGACGATCTCGCCGGGCCAGAGATCGAGAGACACGGCTTCGAGCGCCGGCCCCTCGGCATCGGGCTGTGTCGATACATGGTTGAGCCGGAGAATGGGAGGCGCGTCGACAGCCGCCGGAACGGTGATGACGGCAGGGACGGTCGGCTCTGCCCCGACCAGCGCGGCGGCATCGGTTTCGGATGGCGATCCACCGCCGACGATGAGGTCCGCCACCACCGCTGGGCTAAGCGTATCGGTGGGCAGGGAGGCGGCGACGAGGCGGCCGCCACGCAGCACGCTGACGGTGTCGGCGACCGCCAGCACTTCGCGAATCTTGTGCAGGACCAGAATGACGGTGACGCCGTTCTTCTTGAGCCGGCGGACGCGTTCGAACAGGGCATCGGCCCCGGATGGCGACAGAACCGCCGTCGGCTCGTCGAGGATCAGGATGTTGGCGTCGGAGACCATGGCCCTGGCGATCTCGACGCTTTGCTGCGTCTCCACCGGCAGGTCGCGGATCCGCCGGCCGGGATCGACGTCGATATCGAGCGCTTGGAGATGGGGCTGCCAGCGGCGAACCAGGCTCCGGCCGCTGAACACCGGGCCGAAGCGCTCGGCGCCGAATTCCATGGCTTCGGCGACGGTAAAAGATGGCGGCAGGGCGAAGCTCTGGTGAACCAGCTCCACGCCCAGCCGCCGCGCCTCGCGGACCTTGCCCAGGGGGAGAGGCCGTCCGTCGATGGCGATCGCGCCCGCGTCGGGCCGGATAAGACCGGCGGCGACGCGGGCGAAGGTTGTCTTGCCGGCACCGTTCTGGCCGACGACGGCGTGGATGAGGCCCCGTTCGAAGGTAAGGCACACCTCGGATAAGGCGACGAAATCACCGAACCTGACGGTGATTTCGTTACATGCGAGAGCCGGAGGCAACGGGGCGGTCATCGAAGGGGCGCGTCCGGGGTCAGAGGTTGGTGTTGAACGGCACTTTGAGGGTGCCGGCGATGATCTCGGCCTTGGCAGCCTCGATCTTCGGCCAGACTTCCTTGGCTTTGGTGACCAGCGCCTCGGGCCCCTTCTCCAGGAACACCGGCGACAGCACGAAATCGATGACGCCAGTGCCGAGGCCGGTGCCGATGTGGCCGCCCTTCCAGTCGGCAGCGAGGGCCCGGGTCACCTCGTTGTAGAGCGACTGGCCGAAATCGAGCGACACCAGGCTTATCACCGTCGACGGGCCGAGCTTGTACTGGGCCGGCGAGATGGCGCTGACCATCAGGTTCTTGCCCTCGTTGGCGGCGGCGATGATGCCGGCATCGGTGGCTGCCGAGTCGGTCTGAATGTAGTCGACGCCGCTCTTGTACATCTGGGTGGCGATTTCCTGCCCCTTGGCCGGATCCTGGAACGAGCCGGCGAAGGCGGCGGCGAGTGTGGCGTCGGCTTTGACAGAGGTGGCGCCGGTCTTGATCGCGTTGGCGTCGGCGTTGAGCGGGGGCAGCGAGATGCCGCCGATATAGCCGAGCTTGCCGCTGGCCGAGACGAGCGCTCCGAACAGGCCCGACAGGTAGCAGCCGAGATAATAGTCATAGGAAACGGTGGTCACGTTGGGCAGCGCCGGCTCGATCGGGTCGCCGAACAGCTGGATCCACTTGGTGTTGGGGTATTCGGGGGCGAGCGCCTTGAAGGCCTCGGCCACCTCGTTGAAGGTGGAAACGATGATGGAGGCGCCGGCATCGCCAAGCGTGCGGAAGATCGTCTCGTAGGTGGCAGGATCGGCGGCATAGACGACGCGGGTCTCGAAGCCCTTTTCCTTGGCGAGCTTGCCGAGTTTCTCGATCATGCTGTCGACAGGGCCGTTGTCGCCGGCCGCCTGGGTATGAACCAGTGCCACGATGCCCTCAGCCGCCGAAGCGCCGAGGGGAAATAGGCTGGTGGCAAGGCCCGCCGCCGCCGTGCCGGCCGCGGCCTTGAGAAGACGACGGCGGGAGAGGGGGCGACCCAGACCGTCGAGGTCGGACAAGAAGCTGGTCATGAAACACTTCCTTGGCTCTTTGGCGCCGTCGGCGCGAGTGACCCGAACCTGAAAGAGCGACGGACACACGTCCGCTGCACGTCGCCGAGGCGAGCGTTCGCGAGTGTTGAGGCGCAACTGACAGAGCCGCATACGCTGCGACATTTCGCCGGTGTGCGCCGGTCGACTGGATAACGTGTGGCAGGCCCTGAATGTCGCGGTCCGTTCATCGCTCAGGATGTCGGCCGTCGCTTCTTCCATTGCGATGAGGATAAGCGGATCCTGACCGGAGTGTCAACTTTGTTGTTGTGAAAATCTGACCAATCGGTCAGATTCACGTTCGAGATTAATTCGTTTGCGATCAACAGCATAATCTTTGTGCGGTTTGCGCAAAAAGCAGAACCTATCTGCTTTTGGAATTGGCTTCCCGCATTGAATCTGCAAATGTGAGAACAGCCTTTCGCCCGTGGCGGCAGGCGTCGTTGACGAGGGAACGGGATCTTGGACGCTGAGGTAGACGGGGAAGATCACAAAGCGCGGCCGCGTCGGCGCGTGGCGGTCGAAGAGGGCGCGCGCGATGACCGCGTTCGTCAACGCAATGTCGCCCGTATCCTCAAGGCGGCCACGACACTGTTCTCGCGCAAGGGATTCGAGGGGACGCGCATTGTCGAGATCGCCGAGGCAGCCGGTCTGCCCAAGGCGAACGTCTACTATTACTTTTCCTCCAAGGAGGAAGTTTACGACGCGGTCATCAAGCATCTGATCGACGAGTGGGATGCCGCGCTCGCCCATATCTCCGCCGACGCTGAGCCACGCGAGGCGCTGGAAAGCTATGTGCGCGCCAAATTGGAGCATGCCCGTCGGCATGGCGAAGAGTCGCGCCTGTTCGCTGGCGAGATTATCGGTGGCGCGCGCTTCCTTAGCCGTCGTGACCGTAGCCACATGCGCGAGGTGACGCGTGACCATGCGCGGGTGATCGAAAGCTGGATCGCCGCCGGCAAGATCAAACCGGTCGATCCGCGCCACCTTTTGATCATGTTATGGGCGGTGACTCAGTTCTACGCCGATTTCGAGATATTGGCTTGCGACGCTCTGGAGCAGTCGCGCCTGCGCCGCGCCGATTTCGACAAGGCCGCCGAAACGATCGTTTCTACGCTGCTCGGCAGCCTGATGCCGGATTGAGATAGAGTGCCGCCTCTGACTGACAGGCGGTCCTCAGCCGGCGTAACGCAGAACGAGCGTGCTCCAGACATCCTTGACGATGTGCCGCTCGCGCACGAAGCCCTGGGCGCGGAAGGCGGCGAGCACGCTTTCGGCCTGCGTCCTCAGAATGCCCGACAGCACCACGGCGGCGCCCTGCATGGCGTGGACGCGGAATTGCGGCGACAGCATCTTCAGTGGATCGGCCAGGATATTGGCGACGATCAGGTCGAACTTGCGGCCGACGATGGCCGGATGGGCAAAGCCGGCGGCCGTCACCGCCGTGACGAGGTTGGCAGCGCCGTTGATCTCGGCGTTTTCCAGCGCGATCTCCACCGCCAGCGGGTCGATATCGGAGGCGAGCACCGGCCGCTTGGTTTCCAGCGCGATACCGATGGCCAGTACGCCCGAACCGGTGCCGAGGTCGAACACGCTGTCGAAGCGATAGACCGAAAGAAGGCGGCTGAGCGCCGTGAGGCAGCCCCAGGTGGTGGGATGATGGCCGGTGCCGAAGGCCTGGTTGGCCTCGATCTGCAGGCCGATCAGCCCCTTGGGAATGCGGTCGCGGTCGTGGGCGCCATGCACCACGAAGCGGCCGGCCACCACTGGGCTCAAGCCTTCCAGGCTCTGCGCCACCCAGTCGACATCCTCGGGTACCGGCTCGACCGTCACCAACGCGGCGTCAACAATACCGTCGAGGGCGGCGCGGGCCGTCGTGACGAGTTCCTCGGCGTCATCGGCGAAGAAGAAGCCATCCACCGCCCATCCACCGTCCGTTTCGTACCAGGATACCGGACCCGCTTCGACGAAGGCCGCCTCGATTGCATCGGCGATCGTTTCCGCGCCGGCCGCGTCGGCGGCGGGGATGTGGAGCTGATACTGGCGCATGGTTGTTCCTGAGCTGAATTCCGGGGCTGGCGGGGGTTTAGTCGGAGCCCTGAGGCTTGTCAAAGCTGGGGCATACAAAATCGGGCGGAGCCTGATGCCCCGCCCGTCATTTTCAAAGCGCCGCTGAACCGGTGTTACTTCTTCGGCGGCACGTAGTCGGCCGGCGTCGCGTCGGTGACGCGGCCGTCGGTATAGGGCTTGTAGGGATTGTGGGTGGTCAGGTACTGGGCCACCACGTCCTCAAGGTTGGGACCGTAATCATAGGCGTTGACCGCCTTGTCGGCGAAGGTCTTGAAGCCGTCGCCGCCGCCACGGACGTAGTTGTTGGTGACCACGCCATAGGTCTTGGCCGCTTCGAGCGGCACGAAGGCGTCGCCTTGCTTGACCTCGACGCTGGTGATGCGGCTGCCGACCGGCTTGGAGCGATCGAAGGTATATTTCAGGCCGGACACCTGCGGGAATCGGCCAGCTCCCTCGTCGACCTGGCTGACGCCGTTCTCCAACGCTTCCTTGATGCCGGCGCCATCGATCTGGAAGGTGGCGATCGTGTTCTGGAACGGCAGCACCGTCAGCACCTCGCCCATGGAGACGTCGCCGGCATCGATCGATGCCCGGAGACCGCCGCCATTGGCGATGGAGATGGTGATGCCCTGGCTGGCGACGCGGTCGAGCGCCGCGTCGGCGACAAGGTTACCCATCGAGCATTCGACGGCGCGGCAGGACTTGCGGTCGCCGTCGATGATGGAGGCGGACGAGCCGACGATCTTGGCCTTCAGCTCTTCCAGCGGCTTGCCGAGTTCCTTGACCCGCGCAACGTAGCCTTCATCCGGCTTCACCGAGGCGTCCAGCAGCAGTGGCGCGCCCTGGGCGGCGGTGACGACGCCCTTGTCGTCGAAGGTGACGGTGAGGTCGCCGAGATACTTGGAATAGGCGTAGGCGGTGACGACAGGCACCTCGACGCCCGACGGGCTCTTGACCAGCGTCGGATAGGGGCCGGACGACTTCTTGTCGGTCGACGACAGGTAGGTGTGGCTGTGGCCACCGACGATGACGTCGATACCGTCGACCTTCTCGGCGATTTCCTGATCCTTGAGATAGCCGACGTGGGTGAGGGCGATGATCTTGTCGACGCCCTCGGCCTGGATCTCCTTCACCGCCGTCTGGAGATAGGTGATCTCGTCCTCGAAGGTGATGTCCTTGCCGGGCGACGAAGTCTCGGAGGTGTCTTTCGCCAAGACCGATACGATGGCCACCTTCTGACCACCGATCTCCTTGATGACATAGCCCTTGTATTTGCCGTCGAGCAGCGAGCCCTTGGCCGAGATGGTGTTGCCGGAAATGATCGGGAACTTCACCGCGCCGATCAGTTTGTCGAGCTCGGCCGGACCGTCGTCGAACTCGTGGTTGCCGATGGCCATGGCGTCGAAGCCGATGCCGTTCATGAACTCGGCGACCGGTCCGCTCTTGAAGGTGCTGTAGTAGAGCGAGCCCTGGAATTCGTCGCCGGCGTCGAGCACCAGAAGGTTGCCGCCCTTGAGTTCCGCGCGCTTGGCATCGATGGCGCTCTTGACGCGGGCAATGCCGCCGAAGCACTCGCCGGCATCGCTTTCCTTGGCCGAGCAGGTGGAGTCGTATTTGTTGATCGGCTCGATGCGCGAGTGAAAGTCGTTGATATGCAGGATGGTGAGCTGGAAGTCGGCCAGTGCCGTGCCGGCCGACAGCGCCAGTGCGCCCGCCGTGAGAATGCCGACGGCAAGTCTATTCGTCATGCTTCTGTCTCCCCATTCACAAGGTGCCCATAGTCTGAGCCGCCTAAGCAATCTTGGCGTGTTCGGGCGGTCGGCTTCAAGCAATAATGCGCAGTTTTGCACGGCTAGTGGTTCGTCTCCGACATTTGCCGAGGTCCGATACATGCTTCGGGACGAGTGTCTGAGCCTGATGCCTGCCTCTATTCAAATGTGAAACTAGCCCTACTCGGATGGGCTTTTATGACGATCCGCTGGTCTTGATCAGCTCCAGGTACCTGGGAGGCCGAAGTTTGTCGGCCCTGAGCATTTCTCGTGAGGCCACCGAGACGCAGACCGCTTCATTCCTTGGCGGGCTTTGTGATCTCATAAGTGCATTTGAAAGCGGCAGCCGCGACACGATAGGTGTCCTTGGTGTCTGAGGGGGTCTGGACGATGGCATCGCCAACCTTGGCCACCATTTCCTCACCCCAAGGCGCAGTGAAATGAAAGTCGCCTTGTTGGTTGGATACGATGAAGTAGTTCATGTCCTGCCCGATCGGGCGGAAGGCCGAGAAGCCTTCGGCGTCCGGCTTGGATTGGGGTTCGCCGTAACGCTTCGGGAACTTTGTTGCCTTGACGAGGTATTGCTCGTTACCGGTTTCGGGGCAATGGTTGCGGACAACCCAGTCGCCTTGTTCCGCGGGCTTTGACTTGGTCTCCACGCCTTCGCCGAGAATCCTGGTGACAACGATCTCACCCACAACGGCGGGGCGTGCGTCGACGGGAAGAGTCTTCTTGGCGATGCCGGCAATGCCTTGGGATTTCGCCTGTTCCATCAAAGCGACCTGATCCGCCACCTGAGTGGTCTCCGCGGCGTGCACAAGGCCCGGCAAGCTGATGGCTGCCAGAACGGCCAGACGAAGCGGATTGATCCCGAGCATTCTGCTCTCCCTAATATAAGTTGATGTTATCGGCTGCGTTTTGCCCGTGAACTGAGCTCCGGGCGAAGACGCGTGAATTGTTGCGCACCCACCAAATGTATTGAAAGTCTGAAAGTTTTATGTCGGCCCAATGGGCTGCGTTGGGGTTCCATCGCACTTATTCGCCGGAACTCCAGACAGAAGCCGATCTCGCTAGCCCGCTATTTACTGCTACGTTCGAGGAAGCTGTCCACAACCCGCTTCTGGCCGGCTTTGTCGAAATCGACGGTGACCTTGTTGCCGTCGACGGCGGAGACCGTGCCGGGGCCGAACTTGACGTGGAACACCCTGTCACTGACCGAGAATTTCGGCGCCCCGTCCACCACCGACTTGGCGATCAGCTCGCCTTCGATCAGCTTGGGTTGGCCACGGCCGTAGGAGGGCTGGGCCGGCGAGGAGAAGCCGCCACGGCTACCACCGGAAGCCTGGCTGCTCGCCTTCTGGGCCTTCTGTGCGCGCTGCCAGCCGGGCGTTTCGTAGTTCGACTGGAAGCGCTCGACGCTGTCGAAGCGCGAGGCGCCGTAGGGATTCTGACGGCCGAATGACGAGCCGTAGCCACCGTAGGCGCTACCGGTTTCCTTGATCTCGACGTGAGCGGCCGGCAATTCGTCGAGGAAGCGCGAGGGGATGGACGACTGCCAGGAGCCGTGGATGCGGCGGTTGGAGGTGAACCAGATTAGGCAGTGTTTCTTGGCGCGCGTCAGGCCGACGTAGGCGAGGCGGCGTTCCTCCTCAAGGCCGGAGCGACCACCCTCGTCGAGGGCGCGCTGGTGTGGGAACAGGCCTTCCTCCCAGCCGGGCAGGAAGACGGTGTCGAACTCCAGACCCTTGGCCGAATGCAGTGTCATGATGGAGACGGCGTCGAGTTCCTCGCCCGAGTCACGGTCCATCACCAGGGAGATGTGTTCGAGGAAGCCTTCCATGCTCTCGAACTCGTCCATGGAGCGGATGAGTTCCTTGAGGTTTTCGAGGCGGCCCGGCGCCTCGGCCGAGCGGTCGTTCTGCCACATGGCGGTGTAGCCGCTCTCATCGAGGATCAATTCGGCGAGCTCGGTGTGCTTCATGGACGGGATGAGGTCGCGCCAGCGGCCGATGTTGTCCAGGAAGTCGCGCAGCGACGTCCGCGTCTTGCCCTTGAATTCCTCGGTGGCGACAAGCTGGTGCGTCGCCTCGGTGAGCGGCACGCCTTCGGCCCGGCCGTAATCGTGCAGCGTGCGGACCGAGGTGTCGCCGATGCCACGGCGCGGCGTGTTGACGATGCGCTCGAAGGCGAGGTCGTCGGCGGGCTGCATGACGATGCGGAAATAGGCCAGCGCGTCGCGGATTTCGGCGCGCTCATAGAAGCGCGGGCCGCCGATGACGCGGTAGGGGATGCCGGAGGTGACGAAGCGGTCTTCGAATTCGCGCATCTGGAAGGAAGCGCGCACCAGGATGGCGATGTCGTTGAGCGGCGTGCCGCCGCGCTGATAGCGTTCGATCTCGTCGCCGATCGAGCGCGCCTCTTCCTCCGAATCCCAAGCGGAGGCGACGAACACCTTGTCCTCGTCGTCGGATTGCGGCAGGTCGGTGAACAGCGTCTTGCCGAGCCGCGCCTCGTTGTGGGCGATGAGATGCGAGGCGGCACCGAGAATGTGGGCGGTGGAGCGATAGTTGCGCTCGAGCCGGATCACCTTGGCGCCGGGGAAGTCGCGCTCATAACGCAGGATGTTGTCCACCTCGGCGCCGCGCCAGCCGTAGATCGATTGGTCGTCGTCGCCGACGCAGCAGATGTTGTGCGAGCCCTGGGCCAGAAGGCGCAGCCAGAGATATTGGACGACGTTGGTATCCTGATACTCGTCGACCAGGATGAACTGGAAGCGCTTGTGGTAATCGGCCAGCACGTCGGGATTCTGGCGCAAGAGCGTCACCGCCTCAAGCAGCAGGTCGCCGAAGTCGACGGCGTTCAG is part of the Pleomorphomonas sp. PLEO genome and encodes:
- a CDS encoding SDR family NAD(P)-dependent oxidoreductase; amino-acid sequence: MTAYAKFGSHPPLPIRPAVKTEAHAGKTFLVTGAAGGVGAGLVSTLLDAGAFVAAADLDPSRISPAPRVLPITVDIADADSVAAMVEQALAWHGRLDGLVNGAAVALHAPPLEHGLDIWRRQFEINVFGAYEAARLVAKSMIERDVSGAIVNISSEAGKVGHAETMIAYSATKAALISMTRMLSATLAANDINVNCVCPGSVATPMLRQVAEVYSSLSGEPPAAVFDQMVSGQLKRHTTPEEIGRCVSFLLSDDAMLIRGQAINIDGGDTPY
- a CDS encoding VOC family protein, with translation MTFAQRHAISDVCVLVRDLEASIAFYRDRLGFRLKHRAPGFADFSGAGLTLALWERGHLSAHTGTPVDPDSDSAVLIAVKLNSMAELDSAYDELSAAGVAFVAPPAPYAWNAYGAYFTGPDREVWELYAWLPGGAPGKIDTSEGAR
- a CDS encoding ABC transporter permease, which codes for MTDLIVAILRSATPLVYVTMAGVIAQRAGIWHLGLEGVMIIGAAATVIGIVLTGSLGLALLAAVIFSVLASVLLWFAIEKLKANPIIAGLGLTGLGIGGTSLASQSIFGSQASVTAPFGLPRLGEAFGPFASLSILVAAMPFVVFGMWVLLRRTRFGLQLAASGEHPFAARSAGVDPSRMRLFALAFGGVLAAAGGAELATGSLQIFAQNMTAGRGFMAFAAVVFGASHPIGAALAAIFFSLVGALGIRAQLVFGDAVPHDLLLALPYLATIFGVWLSGRLRGGAAAAPASFGELRDY
- a CDS encoding ABC transporter ATP-binding protein, whose product is MTAPLPPALACNEITVRFGDFVALSEVCLTFERGLIHAVVGQNGAGKTTFARVAAGLIRPDAGAIAIDGRPLPLGKVREARRLGVELVHQSFALPPSFTVAEAMEFGAERFGPVFSGRSLVRRWQPHLQALDIDVDPGRRIRDLPVETQQSVEIARAMVSDANILILDEPTAVLSPSGADALFERVRRLKKNGVTVILVLHKIREVLAVADTVSVLRGGRLVAASLPTDTLSPAVVADLIVGGGSPSETDAAALVGAEPTVPAVITVPAAVDAPPILRLNHVSTQPDAEGPALEAVSLDLWPGEIVGIAGVEGNGQKTLVRAIAGLAGVAEGSIELAGTIVTTADLGERRRRGLSIIPFERNSEGLSLSSSLWENWAIRRLLAGSLLKSIRPAALRQETDAALKRWDVRYRSGEQRAGSLSGGNAQKLIFSREVHDDARLIIAAQPTRGLDIGATAFVWQALRAARDQGAAVLLISSDLDELFDISDRLVVMLSGRIVADYRPPYALGAVGAAMTGATS
- a CDS encoding ABC transporter permease, with product MNSNLVVVLRAAVFIALALALCGIIFEFAGYSAIAMFEAIVEGAFLRSGGLTQSLRWAVPLFITAVGVGLSFRSGFFNIGAQGQFYVGAIAATCAATWLNGAPAIVLVPLSFLAGMVGGALWALWPGLLRLRSGTDETITTLMGNFLATLLLIYVTTGPLKDPSGSGQQSSSRPLAAAYRISNSLGLSPTIIAIAIIVGVLMWLLVNRSAFGVVASLAGRNPVMVRWQGAKVWWLGLTSFLVAGGLAGLAGTIEVFGPNGRLVGGFLPAHGFTAILIALVANLSVGGTAIGALFFGGLASAALYLPVMAGLPSAAIDIINAAIALFITARSAHLDRLIGRVTGGAGRSAKPQ
- a CDS encoding 50S ribosomal protein L11 methyltransferase, which produces MRQYQLHIPAADAAGAETIADAIEAAFVEAGPVSWYETDGGWAVDGFFFADDAEELVTTARAALDGIVDAALVTVEPVPEDVDWVAQSLEGLSPVVAGRFVVHGAHDRDRIPKGLIGLQIEANQAFGTGHHPTTWGCLTALSRLLSVYRFDSVFDLGTGSGVLAIGIALETKRPVLASDIDPLAVEIALENAEINGAANLVTAVTAAGFAHPAIVGRKFDLIVANILADPLKMLSPQFRVHAMQGAAVVLSGILRTQAESVLAAFRAQGFVRERHIVKDVWSTLVLRYAG
- a CDS encoding TetR family transcriptional regulator C-terminal domain-containing protein, yielding MDAEVDGEDHKARPRRRVAVEEGARDDRVRQRNVARILKAATTLFSRKGFEGTRIVEIAEAAGLPKANVYYYFSSKEEVYDAVIKHLIDEWDAALAHISADAEPREALESYVRAKLEHARRHGEESRLFAGEIIGGARFLSRRDRSHMREVTRDHARVIESWIAAGKIKPVDPRHLLIMLWAVTQFYADFEILACDALEQSRLRRADFDKAAETIVSTLLGSLMPD
- a CDS encoding BMP family ABC transporter substrate-binding protein; its protein translation is MTSFLSDLDGLGRPLSRRRLLKAAAGTAAAGLATSLFPLGASAAEGIVALVHTQAAGDNGPVDSMIEKLGKLAKEKGFETRVVYAADPATYETIFRTLGDAGASIIVSTFNEVAEAFKALAPEYPNTKWIQLFGDPIEPALPNVTTVSYDYYLGCYLSGLFGALVSASGKLGYIGGISLPPLNADANAIKTGATSVKADATLAAAFAGSFQDPAKGQEIATQMYKSGVDYIQTDSAATDAGIIAAANEGKNLMVSAISPAQYKLGPSTVISLVSLDFGQSLYNEVTRALAADWKGGHIGTGLGTGVIDFVLSPVFLEKGPEALVTKAKEVWPKIEAAKAEIIAGTLKVPFNTNL